Proteins from a genomic interval of Desulfuromonas thiophila:
- a CDS encoding J domain-containing protein — protein MPLFAENELLAACRLLFGADAQIGRDFLFYMQTSGIKSAFRQKAKQTHPDLFAASAPEQVAQQAERFRNLNEAYRLLEDFSQDPHKRLWQPADQTTRFSRQPDWGWEAAETTSGDRPLPQRYLEIGLFLYHCGVISYAEMIEALVWQRRQRPVIGSLAERWGWLSAEAITEINRYHGRRGRFGQRALDLGHLTPFQLQVLLRYQQRCQKPFGQYFVEQGLLRSQEVETFVRSQRQHNARFSRR, from the coding sequence ATGCCTCTCTTCGCCGAAAATGAACTGCTGGCGGCCTGCCGGTTGCTGTTTGGCGCCGATGCCCAGATCGGGCGCGATTTTCTGTTTTACATGCAGACCAGCGGCATCAAGTCGGCGTTCCGTCAGAAGGCCAAACAGACCCATCCCGACCTGTTCGCGGCCAGCGCGCCGGAACAGGTAGCGCAGCAGGCCGAACGTTTCCGTAATCTTAATGAAGCCTATCGCCTGCTGGAAGACTTCAGTCAGGACCCCCATAAACGTCTGTGGCAGCCGGCCGATCAGACGACCCGTTTCAGCCGTCAGCCCGATTGGGGCTGGGAGGCTGCCGAGACGACCAGTGGTGATCGGCCCCTGCCGCAGCGTTATCTTGAAATCGGTCTGTTTCTTTACCACTGTGGCGTAATCAGCTACGCCGAGATGATTGAGGCGCTGGTCTGGCAGCGGCGCCAGCGACCGGTGATCGGTTCCCTGGCCGAGCGTTGGGGCTGGCTGTCCGCCGAGGCCATCACCGAGATCAATCGCTATCACGGCCGGCGGGGGCGCTTCGGTCAAAGGGCGCTCGACCTTGGTCATCTTACTCCATTTCAGTTGCAGGTGCTGCTGCGCTACCAGCAGCGCTGCCAGAAGCCCTTTGGCCAGTACTTTGTTGAGCAAGGGCTGTTGCGGTCGCAGGAGGTTGAAACCTTTGTGCGGTCCCAGCGGCAGCACAACGCCCGCTTTTCTCGTCGCTGA
- the aat gene encoding leucyl/phenylalanyl-tRNA--protein transferase, with protein sequence MTGPGYQPRRWHHFPAIHQARPDGLLASGGDLSCDCLLQAYCQGIFPWNAPGEPLLWWSPDPRCLLFPQNLHLSRRLAKTLRSQSFRFSLDLAFDACITACATSGERAGDSWLTDEMQQAYRRLHHLGFAHSVECWEHGELVGGLYGLAIGRCFCGESMFHRRRDASRMALAVLARLLQRLDYSFIDCQLVTEHLLRHGATAVPRSTFLQLLADCRLSAGSWILPGPLPPAGWLDVGLLLAGDSQAPRTFPIMVA encoded by the coding sequence GTGACAGGGCCGGGCTACCAGCCACGCCGGTGGCACCACTTCCCCGCCATCCACCAGGCCCGTCCCGACGGCCTGCTGGCCAGCGGCGGCGACCTCAGCTGCGACTGCCTGTTGCAAGCCTATTGTCAGGGCATCTTTCCCTGGAATGCGCCGGGCGAGCCGCTGTTGTGGTGGTCACCCGATCCGCGTTGCCTGCTGTTCCCACAGAATCTGCATCTCAGCCGTCGGTTGGCCAAAACCCTGCGCTCGCAATCGTTCCGCTTCAGTCTCGATCTGGCCTTCGATGCCTGCATCACCGCCTGCGCCACCAGTGGCGAACGGGCCGGCGACAGCTGGCTGACAGACGAAATGCAACAGGCCTACCGCCGGTTGCATCACCTGGGATTTGCCCACTCGGTGGAATGCTGGGAACACGGGGAATTGGTCGGCGGACTTTACGGCCTGGCCATCGGCCGCTGTTTCTGTGGCGAATCCATGTTTCACCGCCGCCGCGACGCTTCCAGGATGGCCCTGGCGGTTCTGGCCCGGTTGCTACAACGGCTGGACTACAGCTTTATTGACTGCCAGCTGGTAACAGAACACCTGCTTCGCCACGGCGCCACGGCAGTGCCCCGGTCGACCTTTCTGCAACTGCTGGCCGACTGCCGGCTGAGCGCCGGCAGCTGGATCCTGCCCGGCCCGCTGCCACCAGCGGGCTGGCTCGATGTCGGGCTGCTGCTGGCAGGCGACTCCCAAGCCCCCAGAACCTTTCCCATCATGGTGGCGTAG
- the clpA gene encoding ATP-dependent Clp protease ATP-binding subunit ClpA, which yields MTLSKQAQIIFSLAIQEARRRQHEYLLTEHMLYAMLFSDEACNILINCGARIDQLRLQLDDYLDEQIEPLATATSSQTPEQSISLQRILQHSISHCAAAGREEIDLGDLLAAMLTESRSYATRLLGQQGVVRLDVLSFISHGIRKEDGAAEPTGESPAAPASSAKTTESDALQRFTIDLRHKAADGRIDPLIGRTAELERLCEILCRRRKNNPILVGEPGTGKTALAEGLAWQLEQGEVPVILQQAELFALDLGALMAGTRFRGDFEERLKAVLNQLAQRPAAILFIDEIHTIVGAGATSSGSLDVSNLLKPMLADGAIRCIGATTYEEYRRLFDKDRALSRRFQKIDLREPDIDQTVAILKGLRPHYEAFHQVQYPDAVLQCAAELAQRHLQQRHLPDSAIDLIDEVGARLRSRSSRRRRTRPADVEAVVAQLAQIPPRAARGDDRQRLQQLRQRLKQQVFGQDQAIDQVVDAVLRARAGLTEVEKPVGSFLFAGPTGVGKTELARQLARELGIAFIRFDMSEYMEKHAVARLIGAPPGYVGFEQGGLLTDALNKTPHCVLLLDELEKAHADLFNILLQIMDHGQLTDNNGRSASFRHCLLVMTSNAGAREINRHPIGFTAAAQGSPTGEINRLFSPELRNRLDATILFAALQPTHMQAIVDKFIAQLRQRLKEQKVQLRLSRPARDWLARHGFDPDYGARPLGRLIQREISTPLAEQLLFGALSKGGQVRIDCHDEQLQFCYSVGATDTP from the coding sequence GTGACCCTCAGCAAACAGGCCCAGATCATCTTTTCCCTGGCCATCCAGGAAGCCCGGCGGCGCCAGCATGAATACCTGCTGACCGAACACATGCTCTACGCTATGCTGTTCAGCGACGAGGCCTGCAACATCCTGATCAACTGCGGAGCCCGCATTGACCAGCTGCGCCTGCAGCTTGACGACTATCTTGACGAGCAGATCGAGCCACTGGCGACCGCCACGTCAAGCCAGACACCGGAACAGTCGATCAGCCTGCAGCGCATTCTGCAGCACAGTATCAGCCACTGTGCCGCCGCCGGCCGCGAAGAAATCGACTTGGGCGACCTGCTCGCCGCCATGCTGACGGAATCACGCAGTTACGCCACCCGGCTGCTGGGCCAGCAAGGCGTCGTCCGACTGGATGTTCTTAGCTTCATCAGCCATGGCATCCGCAAGGAAGACGGCGCGGCGGAACCGACCGGCGAGAGCCCGGCGGCACCCGCCAGTAGTGCAAAAACGACCGAAAGTGACGCCCTGCAACGATTCACCATCGACCTGCGGCACAAGGCGGCAGACGGCCGGATCGATCCACTCATCGGTCGCACGGCAGAGCTGGAACGGCTGTGCGAAATTCTCTGCCGACGGCGCAAGAACAATCCGATCCTGGTCGGCGAGCCCGGCACCGGCAAAACCGCCCTGGCCGAAGGTCTGGCCTGGCAGCTGGAGCAGGGCGAGGTTCCCGTCATCCTGCAACAGGCCGAACTTTTCGCCCTTGATTTGGGGGCACTGATGGCCGGCACCCGCTTCCGGGGCGACTTCGAGGAGCGCCTCAAGGCCGTGCTCAACCAGCTGGCGCAACGCCCAGCGGCCATCCTGTTCATTGACGAAATCCACACCATCGTTGGCGCCGGCGCCACCAGTTCCGGCAGCCTCGACGTTTCCAACCTGCTCAAACCGATGCTGGCCGATGGCGCCATCCGCTGCATTGGAGCAACCACCTACGAGGAATACCGCCGCCTGTTCGACAAAGATCGGGCCCTGTCGCGCCGTTTCCAGAAAATCGACCTGCGCGAACCCGACATCGACCAGACCGTCGCCATTCTCAAAGGATTAAGGCCTCACTACGAAGCCTTCCACCAGGTACAGTATCCCGATGCGGTGCTGCAATGCGCGGCAGAACTGGCCCAGCGCCATCTCCAGCAGCGCCACCTGCCCGACAGCGCCATCGACCTGATCGACGAGGTGGGCGCACGACTGCGCAGCCGTTCCAGCCGACGCCGCCGCACCCGCCCGGCCGATGTCGAGGCCGTGGTGGCCCAGCTGGCCCAGATCCCGCCCCGGGCCGCTCGCGGCGACGACCGCCAGCGTCTTCAGCAGCTGCGCCAGCGCCTCAAGCAGCAGGTATTCGGCCAGGATCAGGCCATTGATCAGGTGGTGGACGCCGTGCTACGGGCCCGCGCCGGCTTGACCGAAGTGGAAAAACCGGTGGGCAGTTTTTTGTTTGCCGGCCCAACCGGCGTGGGCAAGACGGAACTGGCGCGACAGCTGGCCCGCGAACTGGGCATCGCCTTTATCCGCTTCGACATGAGCGAATACATGGAAAAGCACGCCGTCGCCCGTCTGATCGGCGCGCCACCCGGCTATGTCGGGTTCGAGCAGGGCGGCCTGCTGACCGACGCCCTCAACAAGACCCCGCACTGTGTCCTGCTACTGGATGAACTGGAAAAGGCCCACGCCGACCTGTTCAACATTCTGCTGCAGATCATGGACCATGGGCAGCTGACCGACAACAATGGCCGCAGCGCCAGTTTCCGTCACTGTCTGCTGGTGATGACCAGCAACGCCGGCGCGCGCGAGATCAACCGTCATCCGATTGGCTTTACCGCAGCTGCCCAGGGCAGCCCAACCGGTGAAATCAACCGGCTGTTCTCACCGGAACTGCGTAACCGCCTAGACGCAACCATCCTGTTCGCCGCCCTGCAACCGACCCACATGCAGGCCATCGTCGACAAGTTCATCGCCCAGTTGCGTCAACGATTGAAGGAACAAAAGGTTCAGCTGCGCCTGAGTCGGCCAGCCCGCGACTGGCTGGCCCGCCACGGCTTCGACCCGGATTACGGCGCCCGCCCGCTGGGCCGCCTGATCCAGCGCGAAATCAGCACCCCGCTAGCCGAACAGCTGCTGTTCGGCGCCCTGAGCAAGGGCGGCCAGGTGCGAATCGACTGCCACGACGAGCAGTTGCAGTTCTGCTACAGCGTCGGCGCAACGGATACCCCGTGA
- a CDS encoding ATP-dependent Clp protease adaptor ClpS yields MPQAPGTLTKQQSHTQTLQPERYLVIMHNDDYTTMEFVIELLQQVFHKNAAEATELMLRIHQQGEALCGCYPFELAETKAATVHQKARQAGFPLRCSLRRA; encoded by the coding sequence ATGCCCCAGGCTCCCGGCACCCTGACCAAACAGCAAAGCCACACCCAGACCCTGCAACCCGAGCGCTATCTGGTCATCATGCACAATGACGATTACACCACCATGGAGTTCGTCATCGAACTTCTGCAGCAGGTGTTTCACAAAAACGCTGCCGAGGCTACCGAGCTGATGCTACGCATCCACCAGCAGGGTGAAGCATTGTGCGGCTGCTATCCCTTCGAGCTTGCTGAAACCAAGGCTGCCACAGTTCACCAGAAAGCGCGCCAGGCCGGTTTCCCGCTGCGTTGCAGCCTGCGCCGTGCCTGA
- a CDS encoding septum formation initiator family protein produces MALAAGSDEKHNRPPAVGRSCYLFWAGLVIVGLLLALGGDKGALRLYRTHQYQAQLGQELAQLQQRQQQLRLQLQALRSDDRYLEQVARGDLCLVREGEIVYQFAAPKR; encoded by the coding sequence ATGGCGCTAGCCGCTGGCAGCGATGAAAAACACAATCGGCCACCGGCTGTCGGCCGGTCTTGCTATCTGTTCTGGGCCGGACTGGTTATCGTGGGGCTGCTGTTGGCACTGGGGGGCGACAAAGGGGCTCTGCGCCTTTACCGGACCCATCAGTACCAGGCGCAGTTGGGGCAGGAACTGGCGCAGTTACAGCAACGTCAGCAGCAACTGCGCCTGCAGCTGCAGGCGCTGCGATCCGATGACCGCTATCTGGAACAGGTAGCGCGCGGCGATCTGTGCCTGGTGCGTGAGGGCGAAATTGTTTACCAGTTTGCGGCCCCGAAACGGTGA
- the argS gene encoding arginine--tRNA ligase, whose product MKGLVKQAVNEALRACAASGQLAGADVPDFVVEVPNRVEHGDFAVNVAMLLARAERKAPRQIAELLAQQLRCREDLWLSVEVAGPGFINLRLQPQLWFGVLETIHCQQQDYGRATIGAGQRVQVEFVSANPTGPLHIGHGRGAATGDAVAAVLQEAGYSVQREYYINDAGNQMDTLGRSILLRYRQQRGEALDFPADCYQGDYIVELAEQLFQEEGARLLQLPEVDAIRYCARWGGDIIRAGIDADLQDFGVHFDNWYSEQSLYDRELVAEGIEALRQAGHVYEQDGALWLRTTSYGDDKDRVLVRSNGATTYFASDVAYHREKYQRGFNRVIDVWGADHHGYVPRMKAVLQALGRDPQDLHIILVQLVNLLRAGQQVAMSTRAGTFVTLREVLDEVGRDACRFFFLMRRGDSQLDFDLELAKQQSNDNPVFYVQYAHARICSIKRNAAEAGLVLEGTPDCAALRLEEELALARLLERYPEVICTAAQHYEPHRLTFYVQELAAAFHSYYNQQRILVEDEAISRARLYLAEAVRQVLANGLRVLGVAAPQKM is encoded by the coding sequence ATGAAAGGCCTTGTCAAACAGGCGGTGAATGAGGCGCTGCGTGCCTGCGCGGCCAGTGGCCAGTTGGCGGGCGCGGATGTGCCCGATTTTGTCGTCGAGGTACCGAACCGGGTAGAGCACGGAGATTTTGCCGTCAATGTTGCCATGTTGCTGGCCCGTGCCGAGCGCAAGGCGCCGCGCCAGATAGCCGAGTTGCTGGCACAGCAGCTGCGCTGCCGCGAGGATCTGTGGCTGTCCGTCGAGGTGGCCGGACCAGGCTTCATCAACCTGCGGCTGCAGCCGCAGCTGTGGTTCGGTGTGCTGGAAACCATTCATTGCCAGCAGCAGGACTATGGTCGCGCCACCATTGGTGCTGGCCAACGCGTGCAGGTGGAGTTTGTCAGTGCCAATCCGACCGGCCCGCTGCATATTGGCCATGGGCGGGGGGCGGCCACCGGAGATGCCGTGGCGGCAGTGTTGCAGGAAGCCGGCTACAGCGTGCAGCGCGAGTACTATATCAACGATGCCGGCAACCAGATGGATACCCTTGGGCGGTCGATCCTGTTGCGCTACCGTCAACAGCGGGGCGAGGCCCTGGATTTTCCGGCCGACTGCTATCAGGGTGATTATATCGTCGAGCTGGCCGAACAGCTTTTTCAAGAAGAAGGCGCGCGACTGCTGCAGTTGCCGGAAGTCGACGCCATTCGTTACTGTGCCCGCTGGGGTGGCGATATTATTCGTGCCGGCATTGATGCCGATCTGCAGGACTTCGGTGTACATTTTGACAACTGGTACAGCGAGCAGAGCCTCTATGATCGTGAGCTGGTGGCTGAGGGTATTGAGGCGCTGCGTCAGGCCGGACATGTTTACGAACAGGATGGCGCCCTGTGGCTGCGAACAACGAGCTATGGTGACGACAAAGACCGGGTGTTGGTTCGCTCCAATGGTGCTACCACCTATTTTGCTTCTGATGTGGCTTATCACCGGGAGAAATATCAGCGCGGTTTCAACCGTGTCATCGATGTCTGGGGCGCTGACCACCACGGCTATGTGCCACGGATGAAGGCAGTGTTGCAAGCGCTCGGGCGCGATCCGCAGGATCTGCACATTATTCTGGTGCAGCTGGTCAATCTGCTGCGGGCGGGCCAGCAGGTGGCCATGAGTACCCGGGCTGGTACCTTTGTTACCCTGCGCGAGGTGCTTGACGAGGTGGGGCGCGATGCCTGCCGGTTCTTCTTTCTCATGCGGCGTGGCGACAGTCAGCTTGATTTCGACCTGGAACTGGCCAAGCAGCAGAGCAACGATAATCCGGTTTTCTATGTCCAGTATGCCCATGCCCGTATCTGCAGCATCAAGCGCAATGCCGCCGAGGCTGGACTGGTTCTGGAGGGTACGCCGGACTGTGCCGCGCTCCGGCTTGAAGAGGAGCTGGCTCTGGCCCGCCTGCTGGAGCGCTATCCCGAGGTGATCTGTACAGCAGCCCAGCATTATGAGCCTCATCGTCTGACCTTTTATGTGCAGGAATTGGCGGCAGCCTTCCACAGCTACTATAATCAGCAGCGGATTCTGGTGGAGGATGAGGCCATCAGTCGTGCCCGGCTCTATCTGGCTGAGGCGGTGCGTCAGGTGTTGGCCAATGGCTTACGGGTGCTGGGTGTGGCTGCGCCGCAGAAAATGTGA
- a CDS encoding SPOR domain-containing protein: MSQTEYGRGPRPPAKRPVLVMFVLLAALCLGCFALGILVGGQRRAAEEPAAAHLASDPVAGEVVAVAPLRQPQVQPPVAPVLVVPPSAPAEPPAPAALTEADLAPPADPLAALLSPAADGLLGSGLNPPPEEAPAVAVSSPPKAERQPEVPAAAVAKPPPAEVAALRVAAVPGGSYLVQVASFRQAADARAVEQKLRAQFPVFIETVDLGAKGVWSRVMVGPVATRLEAEKLQQGVRNSTKLEGFIKKSGS, encoded by the coding sequence ATGTCTCAGACGGAATACGGGCGGGGGCCGCGTCCGCCGGCAAAGCGGCCCGTTCTGGTGATGTTTGTTTTGCTGGCGGCGCTCTGTCTGGGTTGCTTTGCTCTGGGAATTCTGGTGGGGGGCCAGCGTCGGGCTGCCGAGGAACCAGCGGCTGCCCATCTTGCCTCCGACCCGGTTGCTGGCGAGGTTGTGGCGGTGGCGCCTCTGCGTCAGCCGCAGGTGCAACCTCCGGTGGCACCAGTGTTGGTCGTGCCGCCTTCTGCCCCTGCTGAGCCTCCAGCTCCAGCCGCGTTGACGGAGGCCGACCTGGCGCCGCCAGCCGATCCGCTGGCCGCACTCCTGTCGCCGGCGGCTGACGGATTACTGGGCAGCGGTCTTAATCCTCCGCCGGAGGAGGCGCCGGCCGTCGCCGTGTCGTCGCCGCCCAAGGCGGAACGCCAGCCAGAGGTGCCGGCGGCGGCCGTTGCGAAACCGCCGCCAGCCGAAGTTGCTGCCCTACGGGTGGCAGCGGTGCCGGGGGGGAGCTATCTGGTGCAGGTGGCGTCATTCCGGCAGGCGGCCGACGCCCGCGCCGTGGAGCAGAAGCTGCGTGCTCAGTTTCCCGTTTTTATTGAAACCGTGGATCTGGGAGCGAAAGGGGTCTGGTCGCGGGTTATGGTTGGTCCGGTCGCAACGCGATTGGAGGCTGAGAAGCTGCAACAGGGTGTCCGCAACAGCACGAAACTTGAAGGGTTTATTAAGAAAAGTGGTTCCTGA
- the tilS gene encoding tRNA lysidine(34) synthetase TilS, whose translation MKLQRKKSGMERQELEQRFRHNLLQHCGISCGQRLLVAVSGGSDSVALLRLLHRCIRPLGLQLVVAHLDHGLRPASGADAVFVARLAAGLGWPAVFGFASVAQQAQQQRLGLEEAGRQARYDFLYQQAHRLGCAAILLGHQQEDQAETLMLRLLRGTAVSGLAAMAWRSGLLARPLLDCGRDELLSFLALESQDYVTDASNAELCFSRNRLRHQLWPQLQQEHPGLSRRLAQLAQRVAVEEDYWQQQLQPLLLQLEPLSEGFRLSLERLRPLHPALRARLLREVLRWLRGDVQGLAAGHYAQLETLVQAADFQGVCCLPRAVVVRTRTALEFLRRLPVPEQDVEECAIPGPGRYPLPGGWLEINQVPATAAADDRCRIYLSSQDLRWPLQLRSARPGDRLAPLGMEGHKRLKDLFVEWRLERQQRWQTPLLCQQERVLWVVGYRRSRLLLPQPHEQWVWRVDFQAVAPKSR comes from the coding sequence GTGAAATTGCAGAGAAAAAAATCCGGCATGGAGCGGCAGGAGCTGGAGCAGCGTTTTCGCCATAATCTGCTGCAGCATTGCGGTATCAGCTGTGGCCAGCGTTTGCTGGTAGCGGTTTCGGGTGGCTCCGATTCCGTTGCTTTGTTGCGCCTGTTGCACCGGTGTATCCGTCCACTGGGGTTGCAGTTGGTGGTGGCGCACCTTGATCACGGTTTGCGCCCGGCCAGCGGCGCCGATGCGGTGTTTGTCGCTCGGTTGGCCGCAGGATTGGGCTGGCCTGCAGTGTTTGGCTTTGCGTCGGTGGCGCAGCAGGCGCAACAGCAGCGCTTGGGGCTGGAGGAGGCCGGTCGGCAGGCCCGTTATGATTTCTTGTATCAGCAGGCCCATCGGCTGGGCTGCGCTGCCATCTTGCTCGGGCATCAGCAGGAGGATCAGGCAGAGACGCTGATGTTGCGTCTGCTGCGTGGGACAGCGGTGTCCGGTCTGGCGGCGATGGCCTGGCGTAGTGGTTTGCTGGCGCGACCGTTGCTCGATTGTGGCCGTGACGAGCTGTTGAGCTTTCTTGCTCTTGAGTCCCAGGATTATGTTACTGATGCCTCCAATGCCGAGCTGTGTTTTAGTCGCAACCGCTTGCGGCATCAGTTGTGGCCCCAGCTGCAGCAGGAGCATCCGGGCCTGTCCCGCCGGCTGGCGCAGCTGGCACAACGGGTAGCTGTAGAAGAGGACTACTGGCAGCAGCAGCTTCAGCCACTGCTGCTACAATTGGAGCCACTGTCGGAAGGCTTTCGTCTGTCCTTGGAACGGCTGCGGCCATTGCATCCGGCCCTGCGTGCGCGCCTGCTGCGCGAGGTTTTGCGCTGGCTGCGAGGGGATGTGCAGGGGCTTGCTGCTGGCCATTATGCCCAGTTGGAGACGCTCGTGCAGGCCGCAGATTTTCAGGGTGTCTGCTGCCTGCCGCGAGCGGTGGTGGTGCGTACCCGCACGGCGTTGGAGTTTCTGCGGCGGCTGCCCGTGCCGGAGCAGGACGTCGAGGAGTGTGCAATCCCCGGCCCGGGCCGCTATCCCCTGCCTGGTGGCTGGCTTGAAATCAATCAGGTGCCTGCCACTGCCGCAGCCGACGATCGCTGTCGGATTTATCTGTCATCGCAGGATTTGCGATGGCCTTTGCAGTTGCGATCGGCGCGGCCGGGGGACCGGCTGGCGCCCTTGGGCATGGAAGGGCACAAGAGGCTCAAGGATCTGTTCGTGGAGTGGCGGCTGGAACGTCAGCAGCGTTGGCAGACGCCGCTGCTGTGTCAGCAGGAAAGAGTTCTCTGGGTTGTTGGCTATCGCCGCAGCCGGCTGTTGTTGCCGCAGCCTCATGAACAGTGGGTTTGGCGGGTCGATTTTCAGGCGGTGGCGCCAAAATCCCGTTGA
- the ftsH gene encoding ATP-dependent zinc metalloprotease FtsH, producing the protein MNQFYKNIALWLVISLVMILLFNMMTQQEPQKEAISYTSFVTALDEGRVEEVVIQGANIQGVYKDGTRFKTYTPSDPELIGELRGRGVVIEAKPEEDRSFWVTMLVSWGPILLLIAVWIFFMRQMQGGGGKAMNFGKSRARLLSDTQGMVTFKDVAGVDEAKEELEEIVAFLKDPKKFTRLGGRIPKGVLLVGSPGTGKTLLARAIAGEADVPFFTISGSDFVEMFVGVGASRVRDLFAQGKKNAPCIIFIDEIDAVGRHRGAGLGGGHDEREQTLNQLLVEMDGFESNEGVILIAATNRPDVLDPALLRPGRFDRQVVVPRPDIKGRTTILRVHARKVPVADSVDLEVVAKGTPGFSGADLANLINEAALLAARANKEQVDMGDLEAAKDKVLMGAERRSLVITEKEKRVTAYHEAGHALVALKTPGADPVHKVSIIPRGRALGVTMYLPTEEKYSQNREELVAAICALLGGRAAEEICIGTVTTGASNDIERVTNLARKMVCEWGMSDALGTLAFGEKEGEVFLGKDMGHVKNYSEATAQSIDAEIQKIVRHAYETTRTILQTHRPVLERMAQELLERETIDAEDIQRILLVCEQTETAETNSPAETV; encoded by the coding sequence GTGAATCAATTTTATAAAAATATTGCGCTCTGGCTGGTGATTTCCCTGGTGATGATTCTGCTGTTCAATATGATGACGCAGCAGGAACCGCAGAAGGAAGCCATCAGTTATACCAGCTTTGTCACTGCCCTGGATGAAGGGCGGGTCGAGGAAGTGGTGATTCAGGGCGCTAATATTCAAGGGGTGTATAAGGATGGCACACGCTTCAAAACCTATACGCCATCCGACCCTGAACTGATCGGCGAACTGCGTGGGCGAGGTGTCGTGATTGAAGCCAAGCCCGAGGAGGATCGCAGCTTCTGGGTTACCATGCTGGTATCCTGGGGGCCGATCCTGCTGCTGATTGCTGTCTGGATCTTCTTCATGCGCCAGATGCAGGGTGGTGGCGGCAAGGCGATGAACTTCGGCAAGAGCCGGGCGCGCCTGCTGTCGGATACTCAGGGCATGGTCACCTTCAAGGATGTGGCGGGGGTGGACGAAGCCAAGGAGGAACTGGAGGAGATCGTTGCCTTTCTGAAGGATCCGAAGAAGTTTACCCGCCTTGGTGGCCGCATCCCCAAAGGGGTGCTGCTGGTCGGTTCCCCTGGCACAGGGAAAACGCTGCTGGCGCGGGCGATCGCCGGCGAGGCTGATGTGCCTTTCTTTACCATTTCCGGCTCCGACTTTGTTGAAATGTTTGTCGGTGTGGGCGCCAGTCGGGTACGCGATTTGTTTGCCCAGGGCAAGAAGAACGCACCCTGTATCATTTTCATCGATGAGATCGATGCCGTCGGTCGTCATCGCGGTGCCGGTCTTGGGGGTGGACACGATGAACGTGAGCAGACCCTCAACCAGCTATTGGTGGAGATGGATGGTTTTGAGTCGAATGAAGGCGTTATTCTGATCGCCGCCACGAACCGGCCTGACGTGCTTGACCCGGCACTTTTGCGGCCTGGTCGCTTCGACCGGCAGGTGGTGGTGCCGCGGCCCGATATCAAGGGCCGTACGACGATTCTGCGGGTGCATGCCCGCAAGGTGCCGGTAGCCGATTCGGTCGATCTGGAGGTGGTCGCCAAGGGCACGCCAGGCTTCTCCGGCGCCGATTTGGCCAACCTGATCAACGAGGCGGCCTTGCTGGCGGCGCGGGCCAATAAGGAACAGGTCGACATGGGTGATCTGGAGGCGGCCAAGGACAAGGTGCTGATGGGTGCCGAGCGTCGCTCGCTGGTAATCACCGAAAAGGAGAAGCGCGTCACCGCCTATCACGAGGCCGGACATGCCCTGGTGGCCTTGAAGACACCGGGAGCCGATCCGGTGCACAAGGTCTCGATCATCCCCCGTGGTCGGGCTCTGGGGGTCACCATGTACCTGCCGACCGAGGAAAAGTACAGCCAGAATCGCGAAGAGCTTGTTGCGGCGATTTGTGCTTTGCTGGGGGGGCGGGCCGCCGAGGAAATCTGTATCGGTACTGTTACGACCGGCGCCAGCAACGATATCGAACGGGTTACCAACTTGGCACGCAAGATGGTGTGCGAATGGGGCATGAGTGATGCGCTCGGTACCCTGGCCTTCGGTGAGAAGGAGGGGGAGGTGTTTCTTGGCAAGGACATGGGCCATGTGAAGAACTACAGCGAGGCCACAGCCCAGTCGATTGATGCCGAGATTCAGAAGATCGTGCGGCATGCCTATGAGACAACCCGTACGATTCTCCAAACCCATCGGCCGGTGCTTGAACGCATGGCGCAGGAATTGCTGGAACGTGAAACCATTGATGCTGAGGATATCCAGCGTATTTTGCTCGTTTGCGAGCAGACCGAGACAGCCGAGACAAACTCGCCGGCGGAGACGGTGTGA